The genomic interval CCAAGGTCAAAGGTCAAGGTCAACTGGGCCAAGGTCAAGGTCAAGGTAAAAGGTCAAATGGTTCAGAATCGGCAAATTACACCTACTCCAGTCGGGTCGAGGTTGTGTCTTCCCCCCCAAATAATATCCACATGTTTTTGTAtcgcccctccccctccccccgataACAGTCACAGTCTGTGACAGCTCTGATATGTCTGGATTGAAgatatgggatacctgtgcaATTTGGTCCACTGAAGCTTTCGTCGCAGGGTATTCCATCGCCTTGAAAAAAGGATACAGTTTAAAAACCAAAAATTCCTACCAAACATTTCTCAAACGTTTGCTTTTCTACTACTTTGTAGAGCTGTGTACAGTGTTGCATAATACACCACTGGTATTCACAGACAGAATCACGCAAGCAGCACAGCCATTCATGGTCACGCACTAAGCAAAGCCATAAATGGTCACGCAACGAGCACAGCCATTTATGGTCACGCACAAGCACAGCCATTCATAGTCACGCAACGAGCACAGACATTCATGGTCACTCAGCCAGCTTAGCCATTTATCATTACGGAAGGAGCACAGCCGTTCAAGGTCACAGAACAGGCACATCCATTCATGGTCACGCAACGAGCACAGCCATTCATAGTCACGCAACGAGGACAGCCATTCACGGTCACACAACGAGCACAGCCATTCATGGTCACGCAACGAGCTTAGCCATTTATCATTACGCAAGGAGCACAGACATTTATGGTCACGCAACAAGTACAGCCATTCATAGTCACGCAACGAGGACAGCCATTCATGGTCACACAACGAGCACAGCCATTCACGGTCACACAACGAGCTCAGCCATTCATGGTCACGCAGCGAGCACAGCCATAAATGGTCACGCAACGAGCACAGCCATTTATAGTCACGCAACGAGCGCAGCCATTCATGGTCACGCAACGAGAACAGCCATTCATGGTCACGCAACAAGCACAGCCATTCATGGTCACGCAACGCTTTCCTCGCGTGACCAGCTCCAATAACTGGTGTCCCTAAAACCTACCTGCGCAGTACGCCATTGAGCACCCATAAGAAGGTCGAAGATAGTAGACATAGTACCCTCCGCTGCACATCTCCACGCACATGTCAATAGAACGGAAGCAGCCGTTGTTCCTGTTATTGACGTTAACGCACGCGGTAGTTTCCTTGGTTACCCCAATCGTGTCTGGGTGGGTCCCCCTCATCCATATCGGCGCGAAGGTTCCACACATGTTCGGCTCGGGTTTAGTGGTCGGGATCTCGCCGCCGACACTGCTAGTGAACCGATACCATCCGGGCTGAAGGAGGTAGTCGCACAAGGCGGGCTGCGGTCTTTTGTATCTGTATTTTGTGCTTCTATGCGGGTCTTTAATCGGGATGTAGTTCGCTGCTGAGCAGGGGTCGGCGGGCCTCGGGCAGCTTCTCCCGTCGGACGTTCCCGTGAAGCCAGTAAAGGCGTAAAGAACAAGAATACAAGCTGCAAATCTTCCCATTGTCAATTAGCTTTAGCGCAGagggaaagaaagaaaagtaaaGTTGAGGGTGGCGATTTCAAAATCACTTGGGCGCATGCTCAAAATCCGGGCCACTGTGGAAGCGCAAAGCAAGACCGCACAGGCCGCGGGCGTGTCCTTTAAACCAAGACCGCACAGGCCGCGGGCATGTCCCCTAAACCAAGACCGCATCGGCCGCGGGCATGTCCCTTAAACCAAGACCGCACAGGCCGCGGGCATGTATCTTAAACCTAGACCGCACAGGCCGCGGGCATGTATCTTAAACCAAGACCGCACAGGCCGCGGGCATGTCCCTTAAACCTTGATTTACCAGTTTCTGCTAAAAAACAATATGTGGGAAAATATTTCCAAACTATTAACGAATAAAAACTTTGCTATATGGCGTGAAGCACACATATAAATAGATGAATCCGCCTTCACAGCAATCACAATAAAGATACTTCTAGAGATAGAAATATactctttgtgtttttgtacCATCCCGAATGGATAGAGTGATTAGGAACCAGGGTCTGGATGTCGGTAGCCAGTTAAATCTTTTATaatttgtcggtagtcagGAAGAATTATCGgtctttgtcggtagtcggtaaaTCTAAATTAGTATTCGCTTTTGTACCAGATTTTATGTATAAACTagattaaacattatttaggATTGAGTAGTAATTGATAACttattgataataaattaattatggaTTAATAATTGACAGAAAAGTTGATGCAACAGGAAAAACAGTGCATATTCTGAAATGACGTATTTTGTAGATTGACGATGGAAGTAAAGAGTAAAAAGACGGGAAATAATGACTTTAgtcggcaaatattttttgtcgcTAGTAACTAgttttcatgttttgtcggtagtcggttaATCTTTAGGCCGTTTGTCGCCAGTCGGTTAACCCCATCCAGACCCTCATGTTATGCAGAGTTATGCACTGCCTTGCATATTCCTATTATTGCGATATTGTCGTGATACTGTCGACAGtattattgtttctttttttctacaaaaaaagcattttgctAGTATAGGGTAAAGCCAGTAAGCACTCCATAATGTTTTATTCCGTGGATTATTACGGGAACATTTGTGGGCATATTATGTTTTGGGGATCATTCGCGCGCCGGGGATCATTTGCGGTCCTGTACAGACCTGAGTTTGAGATGTGCTCGCTAAAAAACAGCTTCTGTGAGCGGCTGAGAGAGATTAGAGGGGATCAAAGTGGTTTCTA from Nematostella vectensis chromosome 14, jaNemVect1.1, whole genome shotgun sequence carries:
- the LOC125559777 gene encoding oncoprotein-induced transcript 3 protein-like; protein product: MGRFAACILVLYAFTGFTGTSDGRSCPRPADPCSAANYIPIKDPHRSTKYRYKRPQPALCDYLLQPGWYRFTSSVGGEIPTTKPEPNMCGTFAPIWMRGTHPDTIGVTKETTACVNVNNRNNGCFRSIDMCVEMCSGGYYVYYLRPSYGCSMAYCAVDLDLGDRFWTS